The following DNA comes from Camelina sativa cultivar DH55 chromosome 14, Cs, whole genome shotgun sequence.
TTTCAACATCTAAATGATACAGTTGACACATGAcacaatcttgttaatgagtaactttgacatcaaactttatataataagatttgtttgttaaatattagatgttttgcaaataaagtaataactaaattttccgacCGTTTGTGAGGCTAAATgcttatattaaatttttaacccgcaatatacttcataatcatttgtttgttatatttagtttgttatgtttagtgtttgagattctattttgatttttaattattataacaaaaaaaaataaagaatctaaatacatagtatgtcatttatacgctatgattaagtcacattttttctaatgatttaattattttacagaatctcagttaaatcaacttaatttttatatgtcaaatatttaatattaatagtgttgacaaaatataaaataaggatttaatcTGTGctaacacaaatttaatgatattttattaattccaacatatCCTCTTTATAAcctatctactatataaccatattatatatattaagaataataattaaataaatgtgaattaaagttcttcttacgttaaaaatcaaagctcacaggttttgaaaaacaaaataggaatcaaattgttgatttttttttttattgcaaaggattcaaagataaaatatcttcaatacacaatagaagaggtggttaaatatatcatagtttatgtttccatattgattctgctgtattttttagttgaaattgTATGTAAattatttaggaaacaaaatctgaagtaatgttatttttgaaaatattttagtgattaactttgtaaataagtttttaaataaatacaaataaaagggtggaacccaaaatgtacttcaaaaatgtatatatatattatttacaacaAATAATGAAAGGATAAACTTGAGCAGCAAAGTcgttctcttagatctacacatgtgtgtgtttagatagaaaagagagaggcttagattcattcttagtcgaGAATAATCACATTGGATAGAATAAGTTAagtaagggccgagacaaaattgtattaagagataaattttgttaataagattgaatagaGAAAAGCGTTGATTTGACGCATTCCAAGTATAAATCAGTGTGTTGTGCTTCTCTATACCTTAACACCTGACCCCTCCACCAATGTTCTCAAATCATTAAGGTCTAGTTGAGGAACAAAAGGATATTTGTCGGACACGAAAAGAACAGGTGGATCTCTTCTTGATTGGCTCTGTTAGTAGATCAGCTGTCTTTTTGAGAAAGAAGAGGTTTGGATTGTAGATTTCCATTGCTTCGATACGTACTTGAACTTGATGAGAGTTTTGGCAGCAAGTATCACCAGAATATGATACTTTATGATCTATCACATATCGTGTGGTAACAATTCTTCCatacttgtctctctctctccctctccctctctcttcaGACAAAGTAAAACCCTAATTATATTTAAGTACTATTAAGGTTTTGTAATCAAGTACTGATATGCTTAATAAGTCGATTAAAAAAAACGGCAATTTTTCTATGCTAGTTGGAAGGTTTATTAGGGTTTATATAGTCAGACAACTATTGGGCTTTCGTGTTGGACAAGTTAACGTTTTGGgctttggttttgattttttttttttNNNNNNNNNNNNNNNNNNNNNNNNNNNNNNNNNNNNNNNNNNNNNNNNNNNNNNNNNNNNNNNNNNNNNNNNNNNNNNNNNNNNNNNNNNNNNNNNNNNNNNNNNNNNNNNNNNNNNNNNNNNNNNNNNNNNNNNNNNNNNNNNNNNNNNNNNNNNNNNNNNNNNNNNNNNNNNNNNNNNNNNNNNNNNNNNNNNNNNNNNNNNNNNNNNNNNNNNNNNNNNNNNNNNNNNNNNNNNNNNNNtttttttttttttttttttttttttttttttttttttttttttttgcttcgcTTTAAAAGGATAGAGCCTactctataaataaatagagagttcgtttatgatttgttgttgttcttcttcgaCAATATGTTGCCTGCAGTGAAGAACAAACAGATCCATGCCTACGATAACGCTCAAGGACAGCGTCGAGATGCTTCCACGGGTGAGTCGACGGAGCTTCGCCATAGGCTACTTGCATTGCAAGAGACCATTCATTCAGGCTCTGACATTGACGCTAAATCTGATGATCCACAGATGTGTGGACTTTATGTCTCAGATATCTATGAGTATCTCCGTGAATTGGAGGTAGTATATCAATTTAGTGATTTTTGGTCTGAATAGTTTCTAAAGATTGTTCTCTGTTTGGACTTATAAAATCGACTAGTTTCATTAGGTCAATTTAGTGATTTTTGTCTGAATAGTTTCTAAGATTGTTCTCTGTTTGGACTTAGAACATTAATCTTATTTGTGGATTTGTTctgaagatatatatttttttggtttggtgattCAGGTAAAGCCAAAGCTAAGACCTTTACATGACTACATTGAAAAGGTTCAACAAGATGTAACACCAAGCGCGAGAGGTGTTTTGGTAGACTGGTTAGTGGAAGTTGCTGCGAAGTACAACCTCGGGTCTGAAACACTCTATCTCACTGTCTCACACATTGATAGATTCTTTTCCTTAAAGACTGTCAACATGCAAAGGCTTCAGCTAGTGGGTGTTTCTGCGATGCTTATTGCTTCGTAAGCATCTTTTCATCCTCTTTGTGTTATTCTTAACTTTTTGCTACGTACTCATTGTCTTGTTGAAGTTaattgagtttcttcttcttcttttggcatTTGATATAAATAGGAAGTATGAAGAGAGAAGTCGCCCTAAACTGGAAGATTTTTGTTACATTACGGCTAATACTTATACAAAACAAGATGTGTTGAAGATGGAAGAAGATATACTTCCTGCACTTCAGTTTGAATTAGGAAGGCCTACGATCTATACTTTTCTAAGGTTAGTGTTGTGAAGAAAACAATGTCTTTACTGATTATTACTGATCTGGTCGTATcgtgttgtgtgtgtttttgacCTTCTTATTGTTGGGCTTGTGCAGACGGTTCATAAGGGTTGCGCAAGAAGATTTCAAAGTGCCACACTTGCAGCTCGAGCCTCTTTGTTGCTATCTATCAGAACTGAGTATGTTAGATTATAGTTGCGTGAGGTTTTTGCCATCTATGTTGGCTGCTTCTGCTGTCTTTCTCGCTCGATTCATCATCCGTCCCAAACAACAACCTTGGGTAAGCATTTTTGTCTCAATCTCTTTTaggttcttatttattttaagtcACTCCTTTGAATGAGAACACTAATGATCTATGTTtgtaaaaacagaatcaaatgTTTGAAGAATACACAAAGTACAAAGCAGCTGATCTACAAGAGTGCGTTGGAATCATACATGACTTGTATCTGAGCAGAAGAGGAGGTGCTCTACAAGCTATTAGAAATAAATACAAGCACCAAAAGGTAATTAACATTACAGTTAATGAAATTTCATTTGAATAATTAGTAGCATTCTTTATAATTAACGTACTGTTGCTTCTTTTGGTACAGTTCCAATGCGTTGCGACCATGCCGGTATCACCAGAGCTGCCAGTGACCTTTTGGGAGGATGTTACCATTAGTTTGATCTGAACCTGTCTTTCTTTTGGCAAGGTTTTGTTATCTATCGCAAATGCTACTGAATCGTGTCAAATATTGTTGTAAGGGACACAGATAAATAAAGAGGTGAAGCTAGAGGAGTAAAAACTATAGAGGTTAAGGCAAATAATTTTTGTGCTATCTGCAGATGTGTTATTCAAATCTCATTTCGTTTACAAAATTAGTGTGGAACTTGGAGTAATATAATTTACAACATTATGCAATATGATAAATGTTACGTACTTATGTGACATGATGTTTCTTTTTGGTGAACGAAGTgtgacttgattttttttttttttaatagcataAAGCCTGTCACATAACATCTATGTATCAATAGTTATCACAAAACTTATGAATGAGTATCCTCATGTATCATGTATGGAgaaaattatgtcacaaaattTAACATCGACGAGACACCAGTGTAATGAGCAAGAAGACGATACACCGGTGTAATAAGCAAGACCGGATATTATGTATTTTCAGATCATCAGAGTGTAATTTATTTCACAGTATTAAGAAGTACAACgcatacatattaaaaaaactcagaaaacagAGGTAACTCCAATGAGGTTAACCACAAATTCATGTTAAGTTACTTTCACAATTTCACTCTGCTATATCAAAACGAGGGAAGAAAAGGTCAGCTGAACAGGATGTTGCACTTTGATGAAAGTCTGGGGAGAGTGAGCAGTTGCAAGAATTCACTTTTGTCCGCAACAAGACCAACTTTCACAGTTTGAAGACATTCCAACTTGCTCAAGAAACGTCTCATCTGTTTCAGCTCTTGAAAAAAACCTCCATACTCTGAAACCTCTAGTACCTTCACATGGCATGTCCATAAACAAGACAATTTCTCAACCTCCTTTGCCACAACCCTCCCCTTCCTGCTGTTCTTCCTCTTACGCTTCTTAGGGATGCAATAGCATGCATCTCCACATTTGTTTGTTACTCTATGTACATGTATAATAAATGGAGGAAAATCACTTTGATCATGTCATGTCATGTCATGTTGGAGAAAGACTGTTGAAGGAAAACTGTTGGAGGAAAATCACTTTGATTATACATGTCATGTCATGTCATTCCCAATGGTGTAAGGCCGTCGACTTATTGGGAAAAAGGAGGAAAATCACTTTGATCTCTTGTTTCGGAGAAATAAATGGCTCACAAGGAATGGAAAgaaacatattatataatatatcgAAGTCCTCTCCTTCAAATACTGGAAGGTGGATCACTTGTAGGAATTGTAAGAATGACATAATGCTAAACATGGGTATTGAAAATGGGTATTGAAAATCTTAGATAGTGGTTTAAATCAAGTCTGTGGGGATTCTTTAGATGTAGCTGAAGGATTCAGGCGTCATACATAATAGAAAGGGAAGAAACCTACCACTTCCCTTACTCTACCATTATTATAGGAGTATAGGGTTCGGGAAACATGGGTATTGAAAATCTTAAAAACCCGTGGGTTCCAAAATTTAAAGGAATTCCTGCCAAGATGACGGATCCTGCCCTAGGTGCCTCTACATGAGCTTCAGGTAACCAAATATGAACTGGTACCATAGGCACTTTGACGGCGAAAGAGGCGAAAGAAGCAATCCATAGAAAGATTTGGCGCCGCTCACTAAATTCTGTGGTTAATGATATTTGTAAATCGGTGGTTCCTGTTTGGAAAAGAATCAACAGAATAGCTAATAGCATAAAAAGAGATCCAAGTAAAGTATAAAGGAAAAACTGATATGCTGCCTTGATCTTTCTTTGTCTCGAACCCCATACTCCTATAATAATGGTAGAGTAAGGGGTGGCCCCAAAGCGGAATTGACCGGGGGTGCTTGGTCGAAGCTCCAGTAGGTAGCCACTCCCTTCTCAGGGAACCGTACGTGAGACTTCCGCATCATACGGCTCCGTCCCGAGCTTCCGTCGTCGGCCCTTGTCATTAGATCACTATCTATGCATGTATTTTTAGCCTGGACTCTCTAATCTTTTACTTTTCGGGTGGTGGCGAACTATGCAGCTTTCGTTGCGGGAGATGCCCGCCCGTAGGGCCCGGCCTGCTTCTCGCCCGAAAGAACCGCTCACTAGCTCTAGCCGGACTAGTGGGGCGCCCTATCTAGAGACATACTGAAAACCATACCTTTCGAACCGAACGCAACGCCCGTCTTCAAAATCTAAAGATAAATGGGCTtgttaagaagaaagatggagtGCGGCCTGTAGAGCACATGTAACGCACAGTCGGGTTGCTCACGCAGCGGATCTCNGTAGTAGAGTAATGGGTGGCTTCAAAGCGGAATTGACCGGGGGTGCTTGGTCGAAGCTCCAGTAGGTAGCCACTCCCTTCTCAGGGAACCGTACGTGAGACTTCCGCATCATACGGCTCCGTCCCGAGCTTCCGTCGTCGGCCCTTGTCATTAGATCACTATCTATGCATGTATTTTTAGCCTGGACTCTCTAATCTTTTACTTTTCGGGTGGTGGCGAACTATGCAGCTTTCGTTGCGGGAGATGCCCGCCCGTAGGGCCCGGCCTGCTTCTCGCCCGAAAGAACCGCTCACTAGCTCTAGCCGGACTAGTGGGGCGCCCTATCTAGAGACATACTGAAAACCATACCTTTCGAACTGAACGCAACGCCCATCTTCAAAATCTAAAGATAAATGGGCTtgttaagaagaaagatggagtGCAGTCTGTAGAGCACATGTAACGCACAGTCGGGTTGCTCACGCAGCGGATCTCTCTTTCTTATAGTACGACAAAAGGAGAGATGTGAAAGTAATAGCCCCTTACCTTATGTTTTGGCCGCTACCCGACTTACGGCCTTTAGGCTACTACTACTGTGATGTGAGCGGttcttttgggtttgatatTTCCCAATTATCCTGGCCGGAACTTGTACGCAGCACTTATACGGAGGTGCATGCATAAAGGTTTGgaactctttttttattctgAGAATCTGAAGGGCAGGACCCTATTCTCGAACCCTTTGCCAAGCTTAAACCTGCCCGCATTTCCTTTTGATTTGACGGGGGCCAAAGAAATGTCTCTACCAGCTGTCAACAGTCTTTCTTCGGAATTCTACTGAACGGGTCGATCCTCTACTCCCCTTTGTTTTAGCAACTTATCCTAAGGTCTCCTCTCCTTTCAGTCGAGTGACAAAAGTACCTCGCCAAGAGCTATCTGGCGACGATAGAGGAACCAACCCGCTTGCTGTGGCGGGCggcttttttgtttcacaataagAACTGGACGATTATCCCTAACCTCGGTAGCTTACGAGTTTACGTCCATCCCTGGTCAGGTACAGTTTCCTTTTGATTTCTCCCTTGTAGCCGTTACCTAAATTCGCGCAAGTGTGTCCACACCCCCCCAAACAGACTTGACGAGGAATTCATTCTCGCGAACAAACACAACCCCTACACACACCTAGGAGCACCCCTTCCTGCATATCCATACAAGACCCGAGTAGGCGGGTCGAGGTCCTACGAGGTACCCACTATACTCGGAGTACCCTcccaaaaggaaaaagatgtgTTTGTCAGGTTCGGTTCTTCTTAGTTGGATTGGGCGGGTTCGACCAGAAATGCTATGCTTACACACAAGACTACCCCTCTTCCCGAAATCTTCGCGGGGACTACTTTACGACGACGGACGACCGCCCGTAGGGGGTTTACTCCACAAGGCCCTTGCAGAGGAAAAGCTTTCTCCCAGCGAATATAAGATACTCCGCTCCGCACAACATAGGGATTTGCACGCTTTCAGGAAAAACATAGAATATTAAAAGATCTAGCATGCGAAACACAGCGATCATTAGAAATTCACGAATTAAAAATGTTGTAATATACTCTTTCCCATAACTTCTCATACCAGACCAACCCACTGAAATGCAAATAGGGATCAGAAGAAGTAAAATTGATATGTAAATTGATAGGATACACCAGTGCTAAAACCCTTTCTCAAGAGATCTTCCAAACTGTTGGGGTCCTTGCTCCGGATGGTCTTCCCCCGGTGTGAAAGCAGAAGATCTCTTCCAACATGACATGTATAATGAATGGgcaacacaaacaaaagaatctCAATAAGGAAAATTGATATTACCTTGATGGCTAAAGTGTGTAGAATTGGACAACTCTTGAGAAGAAGTGGCATCGTGATACATATGGGGCTCAACACCCTCCTATTCTCTACAAGTaccaaaggagaaagagaaacccAAGTGGCTAGAGTCCAGTTAAGAAGATCCAGTAGGTCCAAGAGGAGGTAGCAGGCCTCTTGGAGAGTTACCATAGATAAGTAATAATTATCATGTTAGAGTTAATGTCATTGTCCTATGGCACCGTGGCCTCAACGCTCTTTGGCATGGAGACAAGGGTTCAGTAGTACGATTTTAACAAATTCTACGGTgaaatgattattattttattctcaCACTTTTATAACAAGCTAATATAACTTTATGTTATAATCCTATACAACTAATTATATCTACAAATATAACCCACACATATGTGAGGATCCGAAACACTTACTTATTTTCTTCTctgataaactaaaatatataatatgaaatgtGTAGATTATGATTAAAACATATGAGATAGAAAATCATATCCGCGACGGGACATACCacttttattttactattttctgTTCTGAAATAGATATACCGTCTTTctctactgtttttttttaatatagttatcTTTACATATAACAAAGACAAAACTGATCACTTTTTTAgtctaaaccaaattataaacaaatcgAATACTTAACTGGTATGAGTTCGAATTATGAATGTTAacattctttaaaaaatatgtttacaaacataactccacatatatgtaatatattataaatttaatagcaaacttagtttttgaaattaatctCGCACGTACGTGTGGGTGTGAATCTAGTACCCATTTTAACATCCTTATAAGATTCATATATTCTAAATTGTTATTGAAGTTTCATACCATAATAAAGAGATCTTAATAATGCGATTGGGAGAATAATTgatgacctgcagatcaattggtgacaacttgtcatgtgggaagattgttaaagggtggggaccagagTTCGAGGAACGcatggtgcaccaataacctactggagAATTaggatatccacagtgaggggttaggatcaaTGCCCTGCAGAGCCAGCTTGGGatctatgggggcaagctagcggggggctagtggggtccacgggacgggttgtcatactTTTATTCTATTTGTCTTATACAATTTTGGATAACGAATCTATGTactattaatatttgtttattccttctttttaatattttaatttgattatgttgtagcatttttagattttagttatattatttagttaaatatgattttttattataaattcgtgatattttaaaataaaaattttatattattttgagtttcttttttatttttcagttaaagATATGTaagatctttatttatttattccctttaaaataaatattttaaatttcttgtgTCGtactatttttagaattttttattttagtttatattttatatctacaAATTACCTAAGACTCCTATATCATCgtggttataatttttaattttttttatctctcttttaatttctcaaattttattgggttggtcataaactcattgcaatcgtgtagatattttttcttatctttttcctccaaaatattttttgagtaaaCAATTTAGTGATTAAACAAACTGTCACTAAAAATTTTGCTGGTGAAAAGAAACTACgtcaaagtgaaagtaaagagacaaaaattggtttaatttgtttagagaTACATTTTATaagtggtgataaagagcatatttttataataaaatattttagggtGTAAGAACACATTATTAGTGGTAAAACATAGATTAATTTTGTAAGTGGATGTTAACAAAGATGACGCTTTGATCGGTTGATTGCATGTAAAACATTTTGTGAATATGTTGTtgaacgtttttgaaatttgacaataataatattcgtaatggttaatgtttgaaaaatattttggtggTCACTAATTTAGCTTTAGGTTATTGTAAGAAttgtaataataaatttaaaatattaaaatataaattagtgtattaaagtaaaaaaatctctctaactaaaaatatttatctatttattttcagaaaatctatttcacttataaaaaaactatttctatatttttaaaaattttaattttattaaattattttaaaactcgCACATCGTGCGGTCCTAATCttgtatgtatataaaaaataatactacttctaattttaaattgagaatttgttaaaaatacccctttgatatatcccttttcaaaaatatccctttttggccattttcattttttgccctcttttaatttttaatgatcaTTTTATCCTTAGATgaacaatatttttggcgggaattttttttcatttttttggtgagaaatttttcgattttattaaacactaaaacaaagaGATTCATTAGCTCGTTATTTAGTATGACTTAGCGAAATGACAGAATccataaaaattattcaacagACTCTGGAAAGACTTCCAAACCGTTAGGACCCCTTAAAGTTCTAACCAGAGAGCACGCAGATCCCAAAAACGCATTGTTTCTTCTCCAAAAATAACTTCTCCAGTGGGAGAACGCATTAAGTAGCAATGATATATTGAAGGGGATTATTCATCTTCTCTATCGGATATTTCTGATGAAAATCCAGACATC
Coding sequences within:
- the LOC104743897 gene encoding cyclin-A3-3-like; this translates as MLPAVKNKQIHAYDNAQGQRRDASTGESTELRHRLLALQETIHSGSDIDAKSDDPQMCGLYVSDIYEYLRELEVKPKLRPLHDYIEKVQQDVTPSARGVLVDWLVEVAAKYNLGSETLYLTVSHIDRFFSLKTVNMQRLQLVGVSAMLIASKYEERSRPKLEDFCYITANTYTKQDVLKMEEDILPALQFELGRPTIYTFLRRFIRVAQEDFKVPHLQLEPLCCYLSELSMLDYSCVRFLPSMLAASAVFLARFIIRPKQQPWNQMFEEYTKYKAADLQECVGIIHDLYLSRRGGALQAIRNKYKHQKFQCVATMPVSPELPVTFWEDVTISLI